Proteins from one Candidatus Eisenbacteria bacterium genomic window:
- a CDS encoding response regulator: MDRKARLLVVEDDADLAQGLSVWLRAKGFEVLIAQDGLQALTAVRKEHPDLVLLDLGLPGGDGYTVLERMRGMVDGASVPVIVLRARDPVVNRDRAAERTS; this comes from the coding sequence GTGGATCGGAAGGCGAGGTTGCTGGTGGTGGAGGACGATGCCGATCTCGCACAGGGGTTGAGCGTTTGGCTGCGCGCGAAGGGATTCGAGGTCCTCATCGCGCAGGATGGATTGCAGGCGCTGACGGCGGTGCGCAAGGAGCATCCGGATCTGGTGCTGCTCGATCTGGGGCTGCCGGGCGGCGACGGCTACACGGTGCTCGAGCGGATGCGTGGCATGGTCGACGGCGCGAGCGTTCCGGTGATCGTGCTGCGCGCACGGGATCCGGTCGTCAATCGCGATCGCGCCGCGGAGCGTACGTCATGA
- the cadA gene encoding cadmium-translocating P-type ATPase, with the protein MNPNPASEPQLEHLPIAEGEGCLEILSERLAASPGVVGIEADFAQNLLTVRYQPGRVAPDQLNALADEVAALFAQRVTRCERRAAPGACEECALRLGRVPGARRDEFVVIADPGHVGIARREVPRDTIEFVRPFANRKPWGARMTPAEQATRSKSRAMITLTVACLLLLLIGLVLERTALPALVSRVVLGVSALAGSWFALRSTFAALAKRRFDVNLLMLLAAAGAAAIGFVTEAAELMFLFSLSNTLEVYTMGRTRRALHALLKLRPSRALVRRSGREVQVEAEDVRVGEIVIVKPGETLPVDGAVVLGASLVDQSSLTGESVPVTKEIGDRVFAGTLNQQGALEVRTLRAAGDTTLARIVTLVEEAQEQKSRTEELAEWVGRYYTVAVVVAAVLMIAIPLLLRHPFAPTFYRAMTLLVVASPCALVIATPSTVLSAIANAARNGILFKGGRFLEALGRAKAVAFDKTGTLTAGRFEVTDVVALPGVDERELLAWAAAAEKRSQHPLAQAVVRAAEVRGVTSEAATHLTTHLGKGVVARVSDATIEIGTPALFESLSIPVPAPARERVEAFMREAKTAMLVRRGDQWGVIAAADQIRPTAAATVAALKACGIRSVTLLSGDSRSTVAAIARQLAVDDARGELLPEDKVNAIAELEARHGAVVMVGDGVNDAPALARATVGVAMGGVGSDAALESADLVLMADDLRALPYAVKLAQRARVVVAQNVTIAVGVMALLVVWVFMGQHTPFGQLRLPIAVSGHEGSTVLVILNGLRLLVGRRTA; encoded by the coding sequence ATGAACCCGAACCCCGCCTCCGAGCCCCAACTCGAGCATCTGCCGATCGCGGAAGGCGAGGGCTGCCTCGAAATTCTGTCGGAACGGCTGGCCGCGAGTCCCGGCGTCGTCGGCATCGAAGCCGACTTCGCGCAGAACCTGCTCACGGTCCGCTACCAGCCGGGACGAGTCGCGCCGGATCAGCTCAATGCGCTGGCCGACGAAGTGGCGGCGCTGTTCGCGCAGCGTGTGACGCGCTGCGAGCGCCGCGCGGCGCCGGGCGCTTGCGAGGAGTGCGCGCTGCGACTCGGCCGCGTACCGGGTGCGCGGCGTGACGAGTTCGTGGTGATCGCGGACCCGGGACACGTCGGCATCGCACGCCGCGAAGTGCCGCGCGACACCATCGAGTTCGTGCGGCCGTTCGCGAATCGCAAGCCGTGGGGCGCACGCATGACGCCGGCCGAGCAGGCGACGCGGTCGAAGAGCCGCGCGATGATCACGCTCACGGTCGCCTGCCTTCTGCTGCTGCTGATCGGGCTGGTGCTCGAGCGTACCGCGCTGCCGGCGCTCGTCTCGCGCGTGGTGCTCGGGGTGTCGGCGCTGGCCGGCAGCTGGTTCGCGCTCCGCTCGACCTTCGCGGCGCTGGCGAAGCGTCGCTTCGACGTCAATCTGCTGATGCTGCTGGCGGCGGCCGGCGCCGCGGCGATCGGCTTCGTGACCGAAGCGGCCGAACTGATGTTCCTGTTCTCGCTCAGCAACACGCTCGAGGTCTACACCATGGGGCGCACGCGCCGCGCCCTGCACGCGCTGCTCAAGCTGCGTCCGTCGCGCGCGCTGGTGCGTCGTTCAGGGCGCGAGGTGCAGGTCGAGGCCGAGGACGTCAGGGTCGGCGAAATCGTGATCGTGAAGCCGGGCGAGACGCTGCCGGTCGACGGTGCGGTGGTGCTGGGTGCATCGCTGGTCGATCAGAGCTCGCTGACCGGTGAGTCGGTTCCGGTCACCAAGGAGATCGGCGACCGAGTGTTCGCCGGGACGCTCAATCAGCAGGGTGCCCTCGAGGTGCGAACGCTGCGCGCCGCCGGCGACACCACGCTGGCGCGCATCGTGACGCTGGTCGAGGAGGCGCAGGAGCAGAAGTCGCGCACCGAGGAACTTGCCGAGTGGGTCGGGCGCTACTACACGGTCGCGGTGGTGGTCGCAGCGGTGCTGATGATCGCGATTCCGCTGCTGCTGCGGCACCCGTTCGCCCCCACGTTCTACCGAGCGATGACGCTGCTGGTCGTCGCCTCCCCGTGCGCGCTCGTGATCGCGACGCCCTCGACGGTGCTGTCCGCGATCGCGAACGCGGCGCGCAACGGCATCCTGTTCAAGGGCGGCCGCTTCCTGGAGGCGCTCGGGCGCGCGAAGGCGGTGGCGTTCGACAAGACCGGGACGCTGACCGCCGGGCGCTTCGAGGTGACCGACGTGGTCGCGCTCCCAGGGGTCGACGAACGCGAGCTGCTCGCGTGGGCCGCCGCCGCCGAAAAGCGATCGCAACATCCGCTCGCACAAGCCGTGGTACGCGCCGCCGAGGTACGCGGCGTCACCAGTGAAGCCGCCACGCACCTGACCACGCATCTTGGGAAGGGCGTGGTCGCACGCGTGAGCGATGCGACGATCGAGATCGGAACTCCGGCGCTGTTCGAGAGCCTTTCGATCCCGGTGCCGGCGCCCGCGCGGGAGCGCGTCGAGGCGTTCATGCGTGAGGCGAAGACCGCGATGCTGGTGCGTCGCGGCGATCAGTGGGGCGTGATCGCCGCCGCCGATCAGATCCGGCCCACCGCCGCGGCCACCGTCGCCGCCCTGAAGGCGTGCGGCATTCGCAGCGTGACACTGCTGTCCGGGGACAGCCGTTCGACGGTGGCGGCGATCGCACGCCAGCTCGCGGTGGACGATGCGCGCGGCGAGCTGCTTCCCGAGGACAAGGTCAATGCGATCGCCGAGCTCGAGGCACGTCACGGCGCGGTCGTGATGGTGGGCGATGGCGTCAACGACGCCCCGGCGCTCGCTCGCGCCACCGTGGGTGTCGCGATGGGCGGAGTCGGAAGCGACGCGGCGCTCGAGAGCGCCGATCTGGTGCTGATGGCCGACGACCTTCGGGCACTGCCTTACGCTGTGAAGCTCGCGCAGCGCGCGCGCGTGGTGGTCGCGCAGAACGTGACGATCGCCGTCGGCGTGATGGCGCTGCTGGTGGTGTGGGTGTTCATGGGCCAGCACACTCCGTTCGGACAGTTGCGACTGCCGATCGCAGTCTCGGGTCACGAGGGCAGCACGGTGCTCGTGATCCTGAACGGACTGCGATTGCTGGTGGGCAGGCGCACCGCGTGA